A single genomic interval of Megalobrama amblycephala isolate DHTTF-2021 linkage group LG17, ASM1881202v1, whole genome shotgun sequence harbors:
- the LOC125250001 gene encoding C-C chemokine receptor type 3-like — translation MDELSWEDFLKEVNNTPQFNCSVDFEVPLCEKSNVIQFGAAFLPAFYYTNFLLSLVGNGLVLYIIYKYEKLTRVNNIFLLNLVISDLIFAFSLPFWAVYHKSEWIFGSGLCKLVGSCYFIGFNSSILFLTLLTFDRYLAVVHAISAAQSRKKKYAFASSAIVWVLSILASIKDIVLYDVMDDPNGRLCEMTGYIQSTLTKWELIGYYQQFLFFFLVPLVIVLYCYFRIIIRIMSTCMVEKCKAVKLIFVIVFTFFICWTPYNVVILLKAIKTSFGDPNKCSEALDYALYVTRNFAYLYCCISPVFYTFLGKKFQRHFLKLLAKRIPCLKINTLLSEPSSKTTSVRRPTLITDHSRD, via the coding sequence ATGGATGAGCTTAGTTGGGAGgactttttaaaagaagtcaATAACACGCCACAATTTAACTGTAGTGTAGACTTTGAGGTTCCTTTATGCGAGAAAAGTAATGTCATCCAGTTTGGTGCAGCATTTCTCCCAGCGTTCTACTACACCAACTTCCTGCTGAGCTTGGTGGGGAATGGACTGGTGCTGTACATCATCTACAAATATGAGAAGCTCACAAGGGTCAACAACATCTTCTTGCTCAACCTCGTCATCTCGGACCTGATCTTCGCCTTCAGCCTTCCCTTTTGGGCAGTCTACCACAAGTCAGAATGGATCTTTGGCAGTGGCCTTTGCAAGTTGGTGGGAAGCTGTTATTTCATCGGCTTCAACAGCTCCATCCTCTTCCTCACTCTCCTGACTTTTGACCGCTACCTTGCGGTGGTCCACGCCATCAGTGCAGcccagagcagaaagaaaaaataCGCATTTGCATCGTCCGCCATCGTCTGGGTGCTCAGTATATTGGCTAGTATAAAGGATATAGTTCTTTATGATGTGATGGATGATCCAAATGGTAGGCTGTGCGAAATGACTGGTTACATCCAGTCTACCCTCACAAAGTGGGAGCTGATCGGCTattatcagcagtttctctttttcttcctAGTGCCTCTAGTTATTGTCCTGTACTGCTATTTCCGCATAATCATCAGGATCATGTCCACATGCATGGTGGAGAAGTGCAAGGCGGTCAAACTCATCTTTGTTATTGTCTTCACCTTCTTCATCTGCTGGACGCCTTACAATGTGGTCATTCTGTTAAAAGCCATCAAGACATCCTTTGGAGACCCGAATAAATGCTCAGAAGCCCTCGACTACGCTCTGTACGTAACGCGTAACTTTGCTTACCTGTACTGCTGCATCAGCCCTGTCTTTTATACCTTTTTGGGGAAGAAGTTTCAACGCCATTTTCTGAAACTTTTGGCCAAGCGTATACCATGTTTGAAGATCAATACATTGCTCTCAGAGCCAAGCAGTAAAACCACATCAGTCAGGAGACCAACACTGATTACTGATCATTCACGTGACTAA